The genomic segment AAAGAGATTGGTAGATTAAAGAAAGAGGGCAAGGATTTAGGTGAAATAACAAGAAAGATGAAAGAGTTATCTGACAGGATAAAACATTTGGATGATAAATTAAAAACCATAGAAGATGAGATTAAAGAAATGCTCCTAAATTTACCTAACCTTATTGATGATAATGTGCCTATCGGAAAGGGTGAAGATGATAATGTGGTTATAAAGGTATACGGTGAAAAACCAGAATTTTCTTTTAAACCAAAGCCACATTGGGATATAACAGAAGATTTAAATATAGTTGATTTTAATAGGGCTGCGAAATTAGCAAAGTCTAGATTTGCTTTATACTTAGATCAAGGAGCGAAATTAGAACGTGCACTTATCAATTTTATGTTAGATTTACATTCTAAAAATGGTTATAAGGAGGTATTTCCACCTTTACTAGTAAATGAAAATACAATGATTGGGACAGGTCAACTACCCAAATTTGAAGAAGAGCTTTTTAAATGTGAGAGAGATTCTTTATATCTAATACCAACTGCTGAGGTGCCACTTACAAATATTCCCTCTAATGAAATTTTAAAATACAGTGATTTGCCAATAAAGTATGTTGCCTATACTCCCTGTTTTAGAAGAGAAGCTGGTTCATATGGTAGAGAGGTTAGAGGATTAATTAGGCAACACCAATTTAATAAGGTAGAATTGGTAAAGATTGTAAGTGAAGATAAATCAAATGAGGAATTAGAAAAACTTCTAATAGATAGTGAATCAGTGTTGCAGGAACTAGGTTTGCATTATAGAGTAGTTACTTTGTGTAGTGGTGATATTGGCTTTTCAGCCTCAAAAACCTATGATTTAGAGGTATGGTTGCCAGGGCAAAATTGTTATAAAGAGATATCATCATGTAGCAATTTTAAAGATTTTCAAGCAAGACGCGCATCTATTAGATATAGGGATGAATCCTCTAGGGTAAAATATGCACATACCTTGAATGGTTCAGGTCTTGCTGTTGGAAGAACTTTTTTGGCTATATTGGAAAACTACCAAAGGGAAGATTGTTCAGTTGAGATACCCCATGTGCTGAGACCATATTTAGGCGGCTTAGAGAGTATTAATTAGGTTATGTCAAAGCTTTATATAGCCGCTTTGCCCTTAGATCTAAAAAGAGTTTATTTTTCTAAATATTTATTGGACATATTAAATTTAGCTGAATTATTTGTTGGTGAAGAAAGGAAAACTGTCTTTAAGATTTTTTCATTATTGGAGAATAGGGACAAAAAATATATGTTATTAAATGAGCACTCAACTGTTTCTGATAAGTTAAATATATTAAACAATATTAAAAGTTATAAAATATCATGTTTGTTTTCAGATACGGGGGCGCCTTGTGTTGCTGATCCAGGATATGATTTGGTAGATCTATGTTATAAGGAAAATATTACTATTATTTCTGTGCCAGGGCCATCAAGTATAACTGCTGGATTATCAGTTTCTGGCTTTTATGCAGAAAGTTTTAGTTTTTTTGGCTATCCACCAAGAATTAAAAACAAAAGGAGGATATTTTTTCAAAGAATTGCCAAGGCCTATGAAACTGTGGTTTTTATAGAAAGGCCCTATGTTATGAAAAAGTTAGTCAGTGAATTAGATATTATAAAGGGTAAGAGATTATCGATTTCATATAATTTAGGGCTTAGAGAAGAGAAAACAATAAGGGGTTATATTAATGATATAAAGAAGGATTTAGAAGAAATGCCTAAAGTGCCTTTTATAATTGTAGTTGAGGGTAAGGGTGGAACCGCTAGAGTTGTTAAATAAAATAGTACATTCTACAATTGAGGCTGTTAAGCCTGATAAGTTAATTTTTGAGAAGATTAATTATAAAAATCATTTTTTGACTATTAATAATAGGGCATATGATTTATCAAAATATAAAAAAGTGCATCTTGTAGGTAGTGGAAAAGCCTCAGTAATTATGGCTAAAGCTATTAAAGAATTAATTGGTGATAAGGTTAGCGGGGGCGTTATAATCTCAAATTACTATGAATCTATAGATAATATTTCAGTACTTGTTGGTAGCCATCCACTACCAACTGAGAAAACTATTAAGGCAACAGAAAGGTTGTTAGAATATTTAGAAAAAGTACAAAGTGATGATTTCATAATATATTTATTAAGTGGTGGCACATCGGCTTTATTAGAAAAGCCTGTTTATCCATTAACATTGGAGGATATAAAAGAGATCACAAATATTTTACTTAAAAAAGGTCTAAATATAAAAGAACTAAACTCTATTAGAAAGAGATTATCTTCGGTAAAGGGCGGAAAATTAAATAATTATATTAATTGCAGTGGTGTAGTTTTAGTTCTTTCTGATGTTTTAGGCGATAAAGTTGAAACTATAGGCTCAGCCCCCCTTTATTATAAAAAAGAAAGCTTAAATATTTTAAATCTTTTAAAAAAATATTCGTTGGAAAAAGTATTGAGTAAAGATATTATAAATTTGATAACTTATGAGGATAAAATAGTAGAGAATAAATTAGAACATTTTATAATAGGAAGTAATCATGATGCCTTGATAGCTGCAAAAAATATGGCATATAAATTTGGTTTAGATGCTCAGATATTAACAAACACATTAAGGGGGCAAGCATCAGAGGCTGGTAAATTTATAACTTCTATTGGAGAATATGTAAGTAGTCAAAACATGAAAGATAGGTTATATATTTTTGGAGGGGAAACTACAGTATTTGTAAAAGGTAATGGCCTAGGTGGTAGAAATCAAGAGCTTGCTTTGTCAGCATTAAATGAATTATCAGAATTTGATTACAAAATTTATGTTGCTGCTTTTGGAACAGATGGTTTAGATGG from the Deferribacterota bacterium genome contains:
- the serS gene encoding serine--tRNA ligase; translation: MLNLNFVINNIELVKKKTKARNIDFDFNRLCELAEIKKELKKETDDLKRQRNAGSKEIGRLKKEGKDLGEITRKMKELSDRIKHLDDKLKTIEDEIKEMLLNLPNLIDDNVPIGKGEDDNVVIKVYGEKPEFSFKPKPHWDITEDLNIVDFNRAAKLAKSRFALYLDQGAKLERALINFMLDLHSKNGYKEVFPPLLVNENTMIGTGQLPKFEEELFKCERDSLYLIPTAEVPLTNIPSNEILKYSDLPIKYVAYTPCFRREAGSYGREVRGLIRQHQFNKVELVKIVSEDKSNEELEKLLIDSESVLQELGLHYRVVTLCSGDIGFSASKTYDLEVWLPGQNCYKEISSCSNFKDFQARRASIRYRDESSRVKYAHTLNGSGLAVGRTFLAILENYQREDCSVEIPHVLRPYLGGLESIN
- a CDS encoding SAM-dependent methyltransferase; translation: MSKLYIAALPLDLKRVYFSKYLLDILNLAELFVGEERKTVFKIFSLLENRDKKYMLLNEHSTVSDKLNILNNIKSYKISCLFSDTGAPCVADPGYDLVDLCYKENITIISVPGPSSITAGLSVSGFYAESFSFFGYPPRIKNKRRIFFQRIAKAYETVVFIERPYVMKKLVSELDIIKGKRLSISYNLGLREEKTIRGYINDIKKDLEEMPKVPFIIVVEGKGGTARVVK
- a CDS encoding DUF4147 domain-containing protein, with amino-acid sequence MEPLELLNKIVHSTIEAVKPDKLIFEKINYKNHFLTINNRAYDLSKYKKVHLVGSGKASVIMAKAIKELIGDKVSGGVIISNYYESIDNISVLVGSHPLPTEKTIKATERLLEYLEKVQSDDFIIYLLSGGTSALLEKPVYPLTLEDIKEITNILLKKGLNIKELNSIRKRLSSVKGGKLNNYINCSGVVLVLSDVLGDKVETIGSAPLYYKKESLNILNLLKKYSLEKVLSKDIINLITYEDKIVENKLEHFIIGSNHDALIAAKNMAYKFGLDAQILTNTLRGQASEAGKFITSIGEYVSSQNMKDRLYIFGGETTVFVKGNGLGGRNQELALSALNELSEFDYKIYVAAFGTDGLDGPTDAAGAIISKGLLERAKKCGISIEEFLYNNDSYNFFKKVGGHIITGPTGTNVCDVILLLIK